TGGCGAACTGGTTCTGCGCACGCTCGCCATGCCTGGCGATACCAATGCCAATGGGGATATTTTTGGTGGCTGGTTAATGTCACAAATGGATATCGGTGGTGCGATTATGGCCTATGAGATTGCTCATGGTCGTGTTGTCACCGTGCATGTTGACGGGATAACCTTTTTACGTCCGGTGGCAGTTGGCGATGTGGTGTGCTGTTATGCGCACTGCG
The sequence above is drawn from the Enterobacteriaceae bacterium ESL0689 genome and encodes:
- the yciA gene encoding acyl-CoA thioester hydrolase YciA yields the protein MNKNSHNIKATASAPAGELVLRTLAMPGDTNANGDIFGGWLMSQMDIGGAIMAYEIAHGRVVTVHVDGITFLRPVAVGDVVCCYAHCVRRGTTSVAINIEVWVKQVASDNGGQRYKATEALFIYVAVDDNGKPRALPGQ